A window of Haliscomenobacter hydrossis DSM 1100 contains these coding sequences:
- a CDS encoding gliding motility-associated C-terminal domain-containing protein — translation MKIKLLGLLICLSYTIFTNAQVSVFNAPSVNISPAKIFASKETPGDFRIVYTAPNSFGVFTFRNGTILSNNTLHIGSTAQELPLGLLEVAPNDFLIHGTSWARTGNFATSVLRLRNERLQWAKGFSICDDFTNIGFFSGIAQRDSSIIVSGSSRNTACGLPDLDFSAVKLNFQGAVQSQVSFIPSNGPSTEGMFFLQPHNRIFYYGGFSTVAPCGGGNLQRPGLGTFDANLQNRRWWTYDGVGFELNGAIYQAHPLPSNPNRLVCNVRFSPDACADTPVGLGLFVVDSLGNPVSAVRFRTSNVNDLLTSRYSQVVLNDGSIVFLGRVTPTNGPPREFLLRTSSAGNILFSKTIEPSNPADRVTFEDLVVDGQKIILVGKLQTSGNENFIVLQTDLNGVFPSGNNCLVSKDLSLTTQNLSIRKTNQSLVEIQNMTSYDIPYRFSKERVSDVSCAICQSGNFPISAKVEGICGNTCSGRIELQGRDSSAYTYLWSNGRSNASIGGLCAGNYSVTISANGGCVRDTSFTIASFTPPQLNLPTTFRGTLGDSLRILAIINSPNGPITTYRWQPKNPLNASTCLSCSTLGILVQARDSIFLQIEDVQGCTAEGFTLLEVFTPFRFNARADTTCFNTCQGVINLAGITDTTGFSFNWSNGQRTANLSGLCAGRYTVTATDANGITRDTSIVVGATTSIRLSPETVNTCINECKGILRMNPVGGEGRLNFLWNTGATTSSITALCAGNYVITITDAKGCLVEDTFAVGSSSLNFTLQLADLDCSTPPSASIRVDSLLGGQSPYTYAINGGNFAALNRFSNVMAGQRYTISVKDANQCQLSKEIAIPALTPIVLSLPSLAPLPFGDTVLVVPVITSGGSALTYAWRVRKGDNLLSCTDCPATTLTGIVNDTLSLFLRDEQGCEASAFTLLQVFDNTKMYIPNVFSPNNDQKNDIFTVFGEPGTGGVLLMRIFGRWGELVYEGANFDLNDLAKGWDGTFRGKPANPGVYVYVIEIQYRSGARALFKGDLHLLR, via the coding sequence ATGAAAATTAAGCTGTTAGGATTATTGATCTGCTTAAGTTATACAATTTTTACCAATGCTCAAGTTTCAGTCTTTAATGCACCCAGTGTCAACATAAGTCCAGCCAAAATTTTTGCCAGTAAAGAAACCCCCGGGGATTTTCGCATTGTATATACTGCACCCAATAGTTTTGGGGTTTTCACTTTTCGGAATGGAACCATTTTGTCGAATAACACCTTGCACATTGGTTCAACGGCTCAAGAGCTTCCCCTTGGGCTACTGGAAGTTGCCCCCAATGATTTTCTGATTCACGGTACAAGCTGGGCGCGTACTGGCAATTTTGCCACTTCGGTTTTGAGGCTCAGAAATGAACGATTGCAATGGGCCAAAGGGTTTTCCATTTGTGATGATTTTACCAACATCGGATTTTTTTCGGGAATTGCCCAGCGAGATTCTTCGATTATTGTATCAGGAAGTTCCCGGAATACCGCTTGTGGTTTACCGGATCTTGATTTCAGCGCAGTAAAGCTGAATTTCCAGGGAGCAGTACAGTCTCAGGTATCTTTTATTCCCAGCAACGGCCCTTCTACCGAGGGCATGTTTTTTTTACAACCACACAACCGCATCTTTTATTACGGCGGATTCAGCACGGTGGCGCCCTGTGGCGGCGGGAATTTACAACGCCCGGGATTGGGAACATTTGATGCAAACCTGCAAAATCGACGCTGGTGGACTTATGATGGCGTTGGTTTTGAATTGAATGGAGCCATATATCAAGCGCACCCACTTCCTTCCAATCCCAATCGCCTGGTTTGTAATGTGCGTTTTTCGCCCGATGCCTGTGCCGATACTCCAGTTGGATTGGGATTGTTTGTGGTGGATTCTTTGGGAAACCCTGTTTCGGCAGTTCGATTTCGAACAAGTAATGTCAACGACCTGCTCACTAGTCGTTACAGTCAGGTCGTTTTGAATGATGGATCCATCGTATTCTTGGGTCGAGTTACGCCAACCAATGGCCCGCCACGTGAATTTCTTTTGAGAACAAGTTCCGCAGGGAATATCCTTTTTTCCAAAACCATTGAACCCTCCAATCCCGCTGATCGGGTTACTTTCGAAGACCTTGTTGTTGACGGTCAAAAGATCATTCTGGTTGGAAAACTCCAAACCAGTGGCAATGAAAATTTTATCGTTCTCCAAACTGACCTCAATGGCGTGTTTCCAAGCGGGAACAATTGCCTCGTTTCCAAAGACCTCAGCTTGACGACACAAAACCTGAGCATTCGTAAAACGAATCAAAGTTTGGTGGAAATTCAAAACATGACTTCCTATGATATTCCTTATCGTTTTTCAAAAGAGCGGGTCAGTGATGTAAGTTGTGCCATTTGTCAGAGTGGTAATTTCCCCATCAGTGCAAAAGTTGAAGGCATTTGTGGCAATACTTGCTCCGGGCGTATCGAACTGCAAGGAAGGGATTCCAGTGCCTATACCTATTTGTGGAGCAATGGGCGCAGCAATGCCAGTATTGGCGGATTGTGTGCTGGAAATTATTCGGTAACAATCAGCGCCAACGGAGGCTGTGTTCGGGACACTAGTTTTACAATTGCCAGCTTTACTCCTCCCCAACTCAATTTACCGACTACATTCAGGGGTACACTTGGTGATTCGCTGCGAATCTTGGCGATCATTAACTCACCCAATGGTCCCATCACAACATACCGTTGGCAGCCTAAAAACCCTTTAAATGCCAGCACTTGCCTGAGTTGCTCAACCTTGGGCATCCTGGTGCAAGCCCGAGACTCTATTTTTTTACAAATTGAGGATGTACAAGGGTGTACCGCAGAAGGATTTACCTTGCTCGAAGTATTTACCCCCTTCCGCTTCAACGCACGAGCAGATACAACTTGCTTCAACACGTGCCAGGGGGTCATCAATTTGGCAGGCATTACAGACACTACCGGTTTTTCCTTCAATTGGTCAAATGGACAACGTACTGCCAATTTAAGTGGGCTTTGTGCTGGCAGGTACACCGTCACCGCAACCGATGCAAATGGCATTACCCGCGATACCAGTATCGTAGTCGGAGCCACCACTTCCATTCGACTTTCTCCGGAAACCGTCAATACCTGCATCAACGAATGTAAGGGTATACTGCGCATGAACCCGGTTGGTGGTGAAGGCCGTTTAAACTTCTTGTGGAACACCGGGGCAACCACGAGCAGCATCACCGCGCTTTGTGCAGGAAATTACGTCATTACCATTACGGACGCCAAAGGCTGTTTGGTAGAGGATACTTTCGCGGTGGGCAGTAGTAGCCTGAATTTTACCCTTCAGCTGGCCGATCTAGATTGTAGCACTCCTCCCTCTGCCAGCATTCGGGTTGATTCCTTGCTCGGTGGCCAATCGCCATATACTTATGCCATCAATGGGGGCAATTTTGCTGCGCTTAATCGCTTTTCCAATGTCATGGCCGGCCAGCGTTACACCATAAGTGTGAAAGACGCCAACCAATGTCAATTGAGTAAAGAAATCGCGATCCCTGCCCTTACGCCCATTGTATTGAGTCTTCCCAGCTTAGCTCCCTTGCCCTTTGGGGATACCGTGCTGGTTGTGCCCGTGATTACGAGCGGAGGTTCGGCTTTGACTTATGCATGGCGAGTCCGCAAGGGAGACAACCTGCTGAGTTGTACGGATTGTCCGGCAACTACCTTAACTGGAATTGTCAATGATACGTTGTCCTTGTTCCTACGCGATGAGCAGGGTTGTGAGGCAAGTGCGTTCACTTTGCTACAGGTATTCGATAACACCAAAATGTACATTCCCAATGTATTTTCTCCTAACAATGACCAGAAAAACGACATTTTCACGGTCTTTGGAGAGCCAGGTACAGGGGGTGTTTTACTCATGCGCATTTTTGGGCGTTGGGGCGAATTGGTGTACGAAGGTGCCAATTTTGATTTGAATGATCTGGCTAAAGGTTGGGATGGAACTTTCCGCGGCAAACCAGCCAATCCAGGCGTGTATGTATATGTAATTGAAATCCAGTACCGCAGCGGAGCCCGCGCACTTTTTAAAGGTGATCTCCATTTATTGCGTTAG
- a CDS encoding glycoside hydrolase family 172 protein, giving the protein MKPTILFLCTLFSCSLLAQDPLYRMSTDKPRWATFENPKAATGVGGMENKTAKGHAYEPIKAGEVKTLLSVTGMGIVQRIWLTFNDRSSAMMRALRIDMYWDGATQPAVSAPIGDFFGISHGQIMPFENALFSSPEGRSFNCRIPMPFRKGARITVTNESDKELGLFFYDVDFQRVTALPPDALYFHAHWRREHKTELAKDFNMLPEVTGKGRFLGVNVGLITAAEYGKSWWGEGEVKIYLDGDGQFPTIVGTGAEDYIGSGWGLGKFIQWYQGCPIANDSTRQWSFYRFHIPDPIYFQQKLRATIQVLGGHSRDDVRRMLKEGTALIPVSLSHDKGFVRLFEGNPPALDAADFPDGWVNFYRQEDYCATAYFYLDKPVNGLPALAAVQVRTKGM; this is encoded by the coding sequence ATGAAACCAACTATCCTTTTTCTCTGCACACTATTCAGCTGCTCTCTCCTAGCGCAAGACCCACTTTACCGCATGAGCACCGACAAGCCGCGTTGGGCTACCTTTGAAAATCCCAAAGCAGCAACTGGTGTGGGTGGGATGGAAAACAAAACGGCCAAAGGTCACGCTTACGAACCCATCAAAGCTGGTGAGGTCAAAACCCTGCTATCGGTTACGGGGATGGGCATTGTGCAGCGCATTTGGCTTACTTTTAACGACCGCAGCTCGGCGATGATGCGGGCCTTGCGCATCGACATGTATTGGGACGGTGCCACTCAGCCCGCAGTGTCTGCCCCCATCGGCGATTTTTTTGGCATCTCCCACGGTCAAATCATGCCCTTTGAAAACGCGCTGTTTTCCAGCCCCGAAGGCCGTTCTTTCAATTGCCGGATACCCATGCCTTTCCGCAAAGGTGCCCGGATAACCGTAACCAATGAATCGGATAAAGAATTGGGCTTGTTCTTTTACGATGTCGACTTTCAACGGGTAACGGCCTTGCCGCCCGATGCCTTGTATTTCCATGCCCACTGGCGGCGCGAACACAAAACCGAGTTGGCCAAAGATTTTAACATGCTACCCGAAGTAACGGGTAAGGGCCGTTTCCTGGGGGTCAACGTTGGACTGATCACGGCAGCGGAATATGGTAAGAGCTGGTGGGGGGAAGGTGAGGTCAAAATTTACCTGGACGGCGACGGTCAATTCCCCACCATCGTGGGTACGGGTGCTGAAGATTACATCGGCTCCGGTTGGGGCCTGGGCAAGTTCATTCAATGGTACCAGGGTTGCCCGATAGCCAACGACAGCACCCGGCAGTGGTCGTTTTACCGTTTCCACATTCCTGACCCCATTTATTTTCAGCAAAAACTGCGGGCGACAATCCAGGTGCTCGGCGGTCATTCCCGCGATGATGTGCGCCGGATGCTCAAAGAGGGTACTGCCCTGATTCCGGTATCGCTGAGCCACGACAAAGGTTTCGTGCGTTTGTTTGAAGGCAATCCTCCCGCCCTGGATGCGGCTGATTTCCCAGATGGTTGGGTCAATTTTTACCGTCAGGAAGACTATTGCGCAACGGCATATTTTTATCTGGACAAACCTGTGAACGGGCTTCCGGCGCTGGCAGCGGTGCAAGTGCGGACTAAAGGGATGTAG
- the priA gene encoding replication restart helicase PriA, giving the protein MSELHPTSDSNTYVTVILPMAVPKPYTYAVPEEWVSKVQVGVRVEVQFGPKRQYAALVLEVLNTSPGHKTKSILSVIDDTPIIWAEQLRFWQWVGQYYCCTLGEVMHAALPANLKLASETSITLSPLFEGDIMELEDRAYLIAEALTIQHELTLEQVRDILGIKTIYPLIRDLLDKRIIYLKEDLKEKFKAKTLACVRLREPYASQPETLQDAFDKLSRATRQVEALMAFLQLARGQDYIRREELYKLAKVDSSVIQAMEKKGILEVYEREVSRIGGYEDEIVEADVLSAQQERAIAEIHTQFEEKNVILLQGVTGSGKTRVYVELIREAMRRGEQVLYLLPEIALTTQIIERLQRVFGDQVDVYHSRLNNNERVEIWNRAKEGKALVLGARSALFLPFRNLKLVIIDEEHDPSFKQQDPNPRYHGRDAGIYLAQLFGAKVLLGTATPSVESFYNTQVGKYGLVRMPERFGGLELPEVEIVDLKKALRAGSMQSHFSVTLLNEMKATLERGEQVILFQNRRGYAPVYKCSTCNWTCECIHCDVSLTYHKGQNNLKCHYCGYQTQLPKACPACGGKQLIVQGFGTEKVEDELKIFLPDAKIGRMDLDTVRSKNAHTKIINDFEEGRINVLVGTQMVTKGLDFEKVGLVGVLSADQLLQFPDFRAGERAFQLMLQVAGRAGRKHKRGKVIIQSHNVANPVIKEVLDGDFKAFYSREIMERQEFFYPPFYRLIRITLKHKKPEVVNAAAQKYGNFLRAKLGDRLRGPAVPYVGRVRSYFLIDFLIKLERNPQLIANTKDLIAAADHFLLQEEGYSSVKIAVDVDPF; this is encoded by the coding sequence ATGTCCGAGCTTCATCCCACGTCTGATAGCAATACCTACGTCACCGTCATTCTCCCCATGGCAGTACCCAAACCCTATACCTACGCGGTACCCGAAGAATGGGTGAGCAAGGTACAGGTCGGTGTGCGCGTGGAAGTACAGTTTGGTCCCAAGCGACAATATGCGGCCCTGGTATTGGAGGTGTTGAATACCTCGCCCGGACACAAAACCAAAAGTATCCTTTCCGTCATCGACGATACCCCAATCATTTGGGCCGAACAACTGCGCTTTTGGCAATGGGTCGGGCAGTATTATTGCTGTACCCTGGGTGAGGTGATGCACGCAGCCTTGCCCGCCAACCTCAAACTCGCCAGCGAAACCAGCATCACCCTCAGTCCATTGTTTGAGGGCGACATCATGGAACTCGAAGACCGGGCCTACCTCATCGCCGAGGCGCTGACCATCCAGCACGAACTCACTCTAGAGCAAGTGCGCGATATTTTGGGCATCAAAACCATCTACCCCCTCATCCGCGACCTGCTGGACAAACGTATCATTTACCTCAAGGAAGACCTCAAAGAAAAATTCAAAGCCAAAACCCTCGCCTGTGTGCGCCTGCGCGAGCCCTACGCGAGTCAACCCGAAACCCTGCAAGATGCCTTCGACAAACTCAGCCGCGCCACCCGTCAGGTGGAAGCCCTGATGGCCTTTCTGCAATTGGCACGGGGACAGGATTACATCCGTCGGGAAGAGTTGTACAAACTCGCCAAAGTGGATTCCAGCGTCATCCAGGCCATGGAAAAAAAGGGAATCCTGGAAGTCTACGAACGGGAAGTCAGCCGCATTGGTGGGTACGAAGACGAAATTGTGGAAGCTGACGTGCTCAGCGCCCAGCAAGAACGTGCCATTGCAGAAATCCATACCCAGTTTGAAGAAAAAAACGTCATCCTCCTGCAAGGGGTCACCGGAAGTGGGAAAACCCGAGTGTACGTGGAGTTGATCCGTGAGGCCATGCGTCGTGGAGAACAAGTCTTGTACCTTTTGCCCGAAATTGCCCTGACCACCCAAATCATTGAACGCCTGCAACGCGTTTTTGGCGACCAGGTAGACGTGTACCACTCCCGCCTCAACAACAACGAACGGGTGGAAATCTGGAACCGCGCCAAGGAAGGCAAAGCCCTGGTTTTGGGGGCGCGCTCGGCCTTGTTTTTGCCCTTCCGCAACCTCAAATTGGTCATCATCGATGAGGAGCACGATCCTTCTTTCAAGCAGCAAGACCCCAATCCGCGTTACCACGGGCGGGATGCGGGCATTTATCTCGCTCAGTTGTTTGGGGCCAAAGTGCTGCTGGGCACGGCCACGCCCTCAGTAGAGTCCTTTTACAATACCCAGGTGGGCAAATACGGACTGGTGCGTATGCCCGAGCGTTTTGGCGGACTGGAATTGCCGGAAGTAGAGATCGTCGACCTCAAAAAGGCCCTGCGTGCAGGAAGCATGCAATCCCACTTTTCGGTGACCCTGCTCAATGAAATGAAAGCGACCCTGGAACGGGGAGAACAGGTGATTTTGTTCCAAAACCGCCGGGGGTATGCGCCCGTTTACAAGTGCAGTACCTGCAATTGGACCTGCGAGTGCATCCACTGCGACGTGAGCCTGACCTACCACAAAGGGCAAAACAACCTGAAATGCCATTATTGTGGCTACCAAACCCAGTTGCCCAAAGCATGCCCGGCTTGCGGGGGCAAACAGTTGATCGTACAAGGTTTTGGTACGGAAAAAGTGGAAGACGAACTAAAAATATTTCTGCCCGATGCCAAAATTGGGCGCATGGACCTGGATACCGTGCGCAGCAAAAATGCCCATACCAAAATCATCAACGATTTTGAAGAAGGCCGCATCAACGTGCTGGTGGGTACCCAAATGGTCACCAAAGGACTGGATTTTGAAAAAGTGGGTCTCGTGGGGGTACTGAGCGCCGATCAATTGTTGCAGTTTCCCGATTTTCGCGCCGGAGAACGGGCTTTTCAACTGATGCTGCAGGTGGCAGGCCGGGCCGGGCGCAAACACAAGCGGGGCAAGGTGATCATTCAGTCGCACAATGTGGCCAACCCGGTCATCAAAGAGGTGCTCGACGGCGACTTCAAGGCCTTTTACAGCCGTGAAATCATGGAGCGGCAGGAGTTTTTTTACCCGCCTTTTTACCGCCTCATTCGCATCACTTTGAAGCACAAAAAGCCGGAGGTGGTCAATGCCGCCGCCCAAAAATACGGCAATTTTTTGCGGGCAAAACTGGGTGATCGCCTGCGTGGCCCGGCGGTGCCTTACGTGGGTCGGGTGCGCTCCTATTTTCTGATTGATTTTCTGATTAAATTGGAGCGCAATCCGCAGTTGATTGCCAACACCAAGGATTTGATCGCCGCCGCTGATCATTTTTTGTTGCAGGAAGAGGGGTATTCGAGTGTGAAGATTGCGGTGGATGTGGATCCTTTTTAG
- a CDS encoding ATP-binding cassette domain-containing protein, with protein sequence MKEIIGQMIKDNDAEDIQVRQAKKEILLKLAADLKLPNEVALKAEKITKKYTGSRFTLELDHLELRLGEITGLLGENATGKTTLFRILAGDLVPDSGILQYPLFAPRNKFFWPELKTKIAYVPQDLPVWLGSLEENLRFEAALHGIKDEDNQKAVAYIVQRLGLVAHLDKSWAELSGGYKLRFALAKALVWNAQLLIIDEPLAFLDVKTQLIVLNALKNLASSLRHPIAIIVSSQHLHEIEAVADQMLFMRNGRLEHLGRTSDWGKERTENVFEFSVPLAFAELSALLEGLPHFKLWNNGMSSFISTPLDISGQELLHFLATKQIPVSYFRDISRSVKTKFYEEHL encoded by the coding sequence TTGAAAGAAATTATCGGCCAAATGATTAAAGACAATGATGCCGAGGATATACAGGTTCGTCAAGCCAAAAAAGAAATATTGTTAAAATTAGCCGCAGACTTAAAATTGCCCAATGAGGTTGCACTTAAAGCAGAAAAGATTACAAAAAAATATACAGGAAGTAGATTCACCTTAGAATTAGATCATCTGGAATTGCGTCTAGGTGAAATAACAGGTTTGTTAGGTGAAAACGCTACGGGGAAAACGACTTTGTTTCGCATTTTGGCGGGTGATTTGGTGCCTGACAGTGGTATTTTGCAATACCCCTTATTTGCGCCCAGGAACAAATTTTTTTGGCCGGAACTAAAAACCAAAATCGCTTACGTACCGCAAGATTTACCCGTTTGGCTGGGTTCACTGGAGGAAAACTTGCGCTTTGAAGCTGCATTACACGGCATTAAAGATGAAGACAATCAAAAGGCCGTTGCCTACATCGTCCAACGTTTGGGATTAGTGGCCCACCTTGATAAAAGCTGGGCAGAACTATCCGGCGGCTACAAGTTGCGCTTTGCCCTGGCCAAAGCCCTGGTCTGGAACGCCCAATTGCTGATCATTGATGAACCACTGGCCTTTTTGGATGTCAAAACTCAATTGATCGTTTTGAATGCTTTAAAAAACCTGGCCAGCAGCCTGCGCCATCCCATTGCCATCATTGTCAGTTCGCAGCACTTGCACGAAATTGAAGCGGTGGCCGATCAAATGTTGTTCATGCGCAATGGACGATTGGAGCATTTGGGGCGTACGAGTGATTGGGGCAAGGAGCGTACAGAGAATGTTTTTGAATTCAGTGTGCCCCTGGCATTTGCGGAACTCAGTGCTTTGCTGGAAGGTTTGCCCCATTTCAAGCTCTGGAACAACGGCATGAGTTCCTTTATCTCCACGCCATTGGACATATCGGGACAGGAACTGTTGCATTTTTTGGCTACAAAACAAATACCCGTGAGTTATTTTCGCGACATCAGTCGCTCCGTCAAAACCAAATTTTATGAAGAGCATTTATAA
- a CDS encoding gliding motility-associated C-terminal domain-containing protein, whose product MTTATTAPNYPHTENTNTCACEIYVPNVFSPNGDSKNDVFKAVPGTSCSLSQFSLKVFDRFGAMVFETTSTDEGWDGSFKGQNAPSATYIYVVQYELNEDTKKLPKVNSGSVALIR is encoded by the coding sequence TTGACCACAGCAACCACAGCTCCCAATTACCCACACACTGAAAACACTAACACCTGTGCTTGTGAAATCTACGTTCCCAATGTCTTTAGCCCCAATGGCGACAGCAAGAACGATGTATTTAAGGCAGTTCCCGGAACTTCCTGTTCCCTTTCACAATTCAGCCTCAAGGTCTTTGACCGATTTGGGGCCATGGTCTTTGAAACGACTTCCACCGATGAAGGTTGGGATGGCTCTTTCAAAGGCCAAAATGCACCTTCAGCCACGTATATCTACGTGGTTCAGTATGAATTGAACGAAGACACCAAGAAGTTGCCCAAAGTCAATTCCGGGTCAGTAGCTTTGATTCGTTAA
- a CDS encoding DinB family protein has protein sequence MKTMITLAALLLLTLTVHAQMADSIKVQFVRDWQRAKAYTKEYLDAMPKDKYNYRAHDSIRTFGQQMLHLAQANAGLVANGTAANRIWMGKNLEQIPSIQSADSVAHYVLTSYDYAITSISNMNPAILNERVKRGPFDISRYAWILKAFEHQTHHRGQTTIYIRLLGIKPPNEKLF, from the coding sequence ATGAAAACAATGATCACCCTGGCAGCCCTTTTGCTGCTGACACTGACTGTTCATGCACAAATGGCCGACTCCATCAAAGTGCAGTTCGTTCGCGACTGGCAACGCGCCAAAGCCTACACCAAAGAATACCTCGACGCCATGCCCAAAGACAAGTACAACTACCGCGCCCACGACAGCATCCGCACTTTTGGCCAACAAATGCTCCACCTCGCCCAAGCCAACGCGGGCCTCGTGGCCAATGGCACTGCCGCCAACCGCATCTGGATGGGCAAAAACCTGGAGCAAATTCCAAGCATCCAATCCGCCGACTCCGTTGCCCACTACGTCCTGACGAGCTACGATTATGCCATCACTTCCATTTCCAACATGAATCCGGCTATTTTGAACGAGCGGGTCAAACGCGGCCCTTTTGACATTAGCCGCTACGCCTGGATATTGAAGGCTTTTGAGCACCAGACGCACCACCGGGGGCAGACGACAATTTATATTCGCTTGTTGGGGATTAAGCCGCCGAATGAGAAGTTGTTTTGA
- a CDS encoding glycosyltransferase family 4 protein, translating to MERNVAIVTPLIPTYSETFLRAHIELLPFNMHHFYALPKMGYHPIYDGQGKPLFSDFKWFNYLETGIDRLFGETGIGYFFRKKAMSKYFHEHHIDALLVEYGPTATYILDVCKQNKVPLIVHFHGRDAYHYKTLARFGKKYPALFDYAASIISVSADMSKQLIALGAPAEKLVLNPCTPNTHLFNYQDIGNNPPVFITVGRFAAKKGPEYVIKAFGRVVEQIPEAKMLMVGEGELWETCKQLSRDLGLSEKIEFLGSCAPTRVAELHHEARVFVQHSRRAEDGDSEGTPVSVLEAMKSGLPVVSTRHAGIKDVVLEGETGFLVDEGDWEGMAEAMIQLAKDPAMAAAMGKKGSTRANAHYTMEQHIQRLADAIQAAIDNKQVKV from the coding sequence ATGGAAAGAAATGTTGCCATTGTTACGCCCTTGATTCCAACCTATTCGGAAACGTTTCTGAGGGCCCATATTGAACTTTTGCCTTTCAACATGCACCACTTTTATGCCTTGCCAAAAATGGGTTACCACCCCATTTACGACGGACAGGGCAAACCTTTGTTTTCTGACTTCAAATGGTTCAATTACCTCGAAACCGGCATCGATCGGTTGTTTGGTGAGACCGGCATCGGGTATTTTTTTCGAAAAAAAGCCATGTCAAAATATTTCCATGAGCACCACATTGATGCACTATTGGTAGAATACGGCCCAACTGCAACGTACATTTTGGACGTTTGTAAACAAAATAAGGTGCCCTTGATCGTCCATTTTCATGGTCGGGATGCCTACCATTACAAAACCCTTGCCCGCTTTGGAAAAAAATATCCGGCGCTGTTTGATTATGCGGCCTCGATCATCTCCGTTTCCGCTGATATGAGTAAGCAACTCATTGCATTGGGCGCACCCGCCGAAAAGCTGGTTTTGAATCCTTGCACGCCGAATACCCATCTATTCAACTATCAGGACATTGGCAATAACCCACCTGTATTTATTACGGTAGGAAGATTTGCGGCTAAAAAAGGCCCCGAATATGTGATCAAAGCTTTTGGCAGGGTGGTCGAACAAATACCAGAAGCAAAAATGCTCATGGTTGGTGAAGGTGAATTGTGGGAAACCTGCAAACAGTTGTCCCGAGATTTGGGCTTGAGCGAAAAAATTGAGTTTTTGGGCTCTTGCGCCCCCACCCGAGTTGCGGAATTGCACCACGAGGCCCGCGTTTTTGTGCAGCATTCGCGTCGTGCTGAAGATGGTGATTCGGAAGGAACACCAGTTTCTGTGCTCGAAGCCATGAAATCGGGCTTACCCGTCGTCTCTACCCGCCACGCAGGCATCAAGGATGTAGTCCTGGAAGGCGAAACCGGATTTTTGGTGGACGAGGGAGATTGGGAAGGAATGGCTGAGGCCATGATTCAATTGGCCAAGGACCCCGCAATGGCCGCAGCTATGGGCAAAAAAGGGAGCACCCGAGCGAATGCCCATTATACCATGGAGCAACACATCCAACGTTTGGCGGATGCCATTCAAGCCGCCATCGATAACAAACAAGTAAAAGTTTAG
- a CDS encoding class I SAM-dependent methyltransferase: MQNTAAWQASKFITSTRQQGRWIPNQQHVYPGSWFIISVYIDLYVATIQQYARGKLLDLGAGMVPFYGMYKDKISENVCIDWANSLHANPHLDVVADLNQPFPLPDDTFDSILCSDVLEHIADPFAFMRETARVLKPGGDLMLMVPFFYWLHETPHDYYRYTEFALRKMCADNQLEVLELKAYGGYPDVLLDLMSKGLGRNKRLAGPFFRLAKALASTRVYQKLRAKTADRFPLGYCLVARKGEVIGQG, from the coding sequence ATGCAAAACACGGCAGCCTGGCAGGCATCTAAATTTATAACTTCTACACGTCAACAGGGGCGTTGGATTCCCAATCAACAGCATGTATACCCAGGTTCCTGGTTCATCATCTCCGTGTATATTGATCTGTACGTAGCAACCATTCAACAATATGCCCGGGGAAAACTCCTGGATCTGGGCGCAGGAATGGTGCCTTTTTACGGCATGTACAAAGATAAAATCAGCGAAAACGTTTGTATCGACTGGGCCAATTCCCTGCACGCCAACCCCCACTTGGATGTCGTCGCCGATTTGAACCAGCCTTTTCCCCTGCCCGATGATACCTTCGACAGCATCCTTTGTTCTGATGTGTTGGAACACATTGCCGACCCTTTTGCCTTTATGCGCGAAACCGCCAGGGTGCTCAAGCCCGGTGGCGACCTGATGTTAATGGTGCCTTTTTTTTACTGGCTGCACGAAACCCCGCATGATTATTACCGCTATACCGAATTTGCGCTACGGAAAATGTGTGCGGATAATCAGTTGGAAGTCTTGGAGTTAAAAGCATATGGCGGATACCCGGATGTCTTGCTGGATTTAATGAGTAAAGGATTGGGACGAAACAAACGGCTCGCGGGGCCTTTTTTCCGACTGGCTAAAGCTTTGGCCAGCACCCGCGTTTATCAAAAACTAAGGGCAAAAACCGCGGATCGATTTCCATTGGGGTATTGTTTGGTTGCGCGCAAAGGGGAAGTTATTGGCCAGGGGTAA